A genomic stretch from Helianthus annuus cultivar XRQ/B chromosome 1, HanXRQr2.0-SUNRISE, whole genome shotgun sequence includes:
- the LOC110944581 gene encoding homeobox-leucine zipper protein MERISTEM L1, with protein MYQPNMFESHHHHLLDMSHKAQENELDMLRDEDYESKSGTDIMDAPSGDDQDPNQRPNKKKRYHRHTQHQIQELESFFKECPHPDDKQRKELGRRLSLEPLQVKFWFQNKRTQMKAQHERHENSQLRNENEKLRMENIRYKEALTNATCPNCGGPAAIGEMSFDEQHLRIENARLREEIDRISGIAAKYVGKPLLTYPNLSPNGPPRSLDLPIGSFSPQPAIADEMFGTSNLLRSVSAPTEAEKPVIIELAVAAMEELVRMAQSDEPLWIRSSDNSSETLNEEHYSQMFPRGIGPKQMGLKSEASKESAVVIMNHINLVEILMDVNQWSNVFSGIVSRAITVEVLSTGVAGNYNGALQVMTSEYQVPSPLVPTREYYFVRYCKQHTDGLWAVVDVSLDNLRPSTTARSRRRPSGCLIEELPNGYSKVTWVEHVEVDDRAVHDIYRSLVNSGLAFGARRWVATLDRRCERLASAMASNIPGGDVGVITTLEGRKSMLKLSERMVLSFCSGVGASTTHTWTTLSGSGADDVRVMTRKSVDDPGRPPGIVLSAATSFWLPVPPKQVFDFLRDENSRSEWDILSNGGLVQEMAHIANGRDPGNCVSLLRVNSANSSQGNMLILQESSNDSTGSYVIYAPVDIAAMNVVLSGGDPDYVALLPSGFAILPDGGVKHQGGTILEVGNGGSLLTVAFQILVDSVPTAKLSLGSVATVNSLIKCTVERIKAAVAPDQNA; from the exons CGTCACACTCAACATCAAATCCAAGAACTCGAGTC GTTTTTCAAAGAATGCCCACATCCAGATGATAAACAAAGGAAAGAACTTGGAAGAAGACTATCTTTAGAACCTTTGCAAGTCAAGTTTTGGTTTCAAAACAAGAGAACTCAAATGAAG GCTCAACACGAACGCCATGAGAACTCACAGCTTAGAAATGAGAATGAAAAGCTACGAATGGAGAACATACGGTACAAAGAAGCCCTCACCAATGCTACCTGCCCCAACTGTGGTGGCCCTGCGGCCATCGGGGAGATGTCATTCGATGAACAACATCTCAGAATCGAAAATGCTCGCCTACGAGAAGAG ATTGATAGGATATCTGGAATTGCTGCAAAATATGTTGGCAAACCATTGTTAACTTATCCTAATCTCTCACCCAATGGACCACCACGCTCTCTTGATCTACCCATTGGTAGTTTTAGTCCACAACCCGCAATAGCAGATGAGATGTTTGGAACCAGCAACCTTCTCAGGTCAGTTTCAGCTCCTACTGAGGCTGAGAAGCCAGTTATAATCGAACTAGCGGTTGCTGCTATGGAGGAACTGGTTAGAATGGCTCAGTCTGATGAGCCTTTGTGGATTCGAAGCTCTGACAACTCATCAGAGACCTTAAACGAAGAACATTACTCGCAAATGTTTCCTAGAGGCATTGGACCGAAGCAGATGGGATTGAAATCCGAAGCTTCAAAGGAATCCGCGGTTGTCATCATGAATCATATTAATCTTGTAGAAATTCTAATGGATGTG AATCAGTGGTCAAATGTGTTTTCTGGGATTGTATCAAGAGCAATAACTGTAGAAGTTCTTTCAACTGGAGTGGCTGGAAACTACAATGGAGCTCTACAAGTT ATGACATCAGAGTATCAAGTTCCTTCACCACTTGTACCAACCCGAGAATACTATTTTGTTAGGTACTGCAAACAACATACTGATGGGTTATGGGCCGTGGTTGATGTATCTTTGGACAACTTGCGCCCTTCCACAACCGCAAGATCTAGAAGAAGGCCATCGGGTTGTTTGATTGAAGAACTTCCAAATGGATATTCGAAG GTCACATGGGTTGAACATGTTGAAGTCGATGATAGAGCTGTTCATGACATCTATCGGTCACTAGTGAATTCTGGTTTAGCATTTGGGGCCAGACGATGGGTAGCAACGCTTGACAGACGATGTGAACGGCTTGCAAGCGCGATGGCTAGCAATATTCCTGGAGGGGACGTTGGAG TTATAACAACTCTAGAAGGGCGGAAGAGCATGTTGAAACTTTCCGAGAGAATGGTTTTGAGTTTTTGTAGTGGTGTTGGAGCTTCAACAACTCATACATGGACAACTTTATCCGGTAGTGGTGCAGATGATGTCCGTGTTATGACTAGAAAGAGTGTTGATGATCCAGGCAGGCCTCCTGGTATTGTGCTAAGTGCTGCTACATCGTTTTGGCTTCCAGTTCCaccaaaacaagtttttgatttTCTTCGTGATGAAAACTCAAGGAGCGAG TGGGACATTCTCTCAAACGGTGGACTGGTTCAAGAAATGGCGCATATCGCTAACGGCCGTGATCCAGGAAACTGTGTATCGCTTCTACGCGTCAAT AGCGCGAATTCTAGCCAGGGAAACATGCTTATACTTCAGGAGAGTTCAAATGATTCAACGGGTTCGTATGTTATCTATGCTCCGGTAGATATTGCAGCGATGAATGTGGTGTTAAGTGGCGGTGACCCTGATTATGTGGCTTTATTACCATCTGGTTTTGCTATACTTCCAGATGGGGGAGTAAAACATCAAGGGGGGACAATTCTAGAGGTCGGTAATGGTGGATCTTTACTGACTGTTGCGTTTCAGATTCTTGTTGATTCGGTTCCTACAGCGAAACTATCGCTTGGTTCAGTCGCGACAGTTAATAGTCTTATTAAGTGCACTGTTGAAAGGATAAAAGCTGCAGTGGCTCCTGATCAAAATGCATAA